A region of Rhodospirillales bacterium DNA encodes the following proteins:
- the macB gene encoding MacB family efflux pump subunit, with protein sequence MTATPIIELRGITKTFVRGDIATEVLHGISLTINAGEFAAIMGPSGCGKSTLMNLIGMLDRPTTGSYLFNGREVSELDGDDRAVLRREAFGFIFQQYNLLATATATENVEVPAVYAGLPRETRLARAREILTTLGLGDRLDHRPSQLSGGQQQRVSIARALMNGGSVILADEPTGALDSKSGVEVMKLLTSLNEAGHTVLLITHDSDVARQARRVIEIRDGDIVNDSGAMPAVSATTVPASRPSRGSTVLPDMVEAGKMALRALRANLMRTLLTLLGIIIGVASVVAMLAIGDGAKKQVLDRITAMGTNLLLIRPGAPNVRQSGGLTATLVAADATAIADLPNVAAAVPEFPGSVTARYLNRDYVTQADATTAQFPQARDWPVASGAFFSDEDVTRFAAVTVLGQTVARALFPGGENPIGAYVLVNNVPFQVIGVMAAKGASPFGSDQDDIMFTPLTTGSLRLFGQRYVRSITVQVEDVSRIDATQEAIRRLLIDRHRAEDFQIRNMASILETATETQNTLTLLLGSIAAISLLVGGIGVMNIMLVSVTERTREIGIRMATGARRFNILLQFNTEALAVCALGGVIGVLVGLGTAGAFVAFGRPVVFSAGPVLLAFGCATATGLLFGYLPARKAAMLDPVVALAAD encoded by the coding sequence ATGACCGCGACGCCGATCATCGAGCTGCGCGGCATCACCAAGACCTTCGTGCGCGGCGACATCGCGACCGAGGTGCTGCACGGCATCTCGCTGACGATCAACGCCGGCGAGTTCGCCGCCATCATGGGGCCGTCCGGCTGCGGCAAGTCGACCCTGATGAACCTGATCGGCATGCTCGACCGGCCGACCACGGGCAGCTACCTGTTCAACGGCCGCGAGGTCTCCGAGCTCGACGGCGACGACCGCGCCGTGCTGCGCCGGGAGGCGTTCGGCTTCATCTTCCAGCAGTACAACCTGCTCGCCACCGCGACCGCGACCGAGAACGTCGAGGTGCCGGCCGTCTACGCCGGCCTGCCGCGCGAGACGCGGCTGGCGCGGGCGCGCGAGATCCTGACGACGCTCGGACTCGGCGATCGGCTCGACCACCGGCCCAGCCAGCTCTCGGGCGGCCAGCAGCAGCGCGTGTCGATCGCGCGGGCGCTGATGAACGGCGGCTCGGTGATCCTGGCCGACGAGCCGACCGGCGCGCTCGACAGCAAGAGCGGCGTCGAGGTCATGAAGCTGCTGACCTCGCTCAACGAGGCCGGCCACACCGTGCTGCTGATCACCCACGATTCCGACGTCGCCAGGCAGGCGCGCCGCGTGATCGAGATCCGCGACGGCGACATCGTCAACGACAGCGGCGCCATGCCGGCGGTGTCGGCGACCACGGTGCCGGCGTCGCGCCCGTCGCGCGGCTCGACCGTGCTGCCCGACATGGTCGAGGCCGGCAAGATGGCGCTCCGCGCGCTGCGCGCCAATCTGATGCGCACCCTGCTGACCCTGCTCGGCATCATCATCGGCGTCGCCTCGGTGGTGGCGATGCTGGCGATCGGCGACGGCGCCAAGAAGCAGGTGCTCGACCGCATCACCGCGATGGGCACCAACCTGCTGCTGATCCGCCCCGGCGCGCCCAACGTGCGCCAGTCCGGCGGCCTGACCGCGACCCTGGTGGCGGCCGACGCCACCGCGATCGCCGACCTGCCCAACGTCGCCGCCGCCGTGCCGGAGTTCCCCGGCAGCGTGACGGCGCGCTACCTGAACCGCGACTACGTCACCCAGGCCGACGCCACGACGGCGCAGTTCCCGCAGGCGCGCGACTGGCCGGTCGCCAGCGGCGCGTTCTTCAGCGACGAGGACGTGACGCGCTTCGCCGCCGTCACGGTGCTCGGCCAGACCGTGGCCAGGGCGCTGTTCCCCGGCGGCGAGAATCCGATCGGCGCCTACGTGCTGGTCAACAACGTGCCGTTCCAGGTGATCGGCGTGATGGCGGCCAAGGGCGCCTCGCCGTTCGGCAGCGACCAGGACGACATCATGTTCACGCCGCTGACCACCGGCAGCCTGCGGCTGTTCGGCCAGCGCTACGTGCGGTCGATCACCGTGCAGGTCGAGGACGTCTCGCGCATCGACGCCACCCAGGAGGCGATCCGCCGCCTGCTGATCGACCGCCACCGGGCGGAGGATTTCCAGATCCGCAACATGGCGTCGATCCTCGAGACCGCGACCGAGACGCAGAACACGCTGACGCTGCTGCTGGGCTCGATCGCGGCGATCTCGCTGCTGGTCGGCGGCATCGGCGTGATGAACATCATGCTGGTCAGCGTCACCGAGCGCACGCGCGAGATCGGCATCCGCATGGCCACCGGCGCGCGCCGCTTCAACATCCTGCTGCAGTTCAACACCGAGGCGCTGGCGGTGTGCGCGCTGGGCGGCGTGATCGGCGTGCTGGTCGGGCTCGGCACCGCCGGCGCCTTCGTGGCGTTCGGACGGCCGGTGGTGTTCTCGGCCGGGCCGGTGCTGCTGGCGTTCGGCTGCGCCACCGCCACCGGCCTGCTGTTCGGCTACCTGCCGGCGCGCAAGGCCGCGATGCTCGACCCCGTCGTCGCCCTGGCGGCGGATTGA
- a CDS encoding efflux transporter outer membrane subunit has protein sequence MRRARFLASAASAVLVGGCSLLGPAYKAGKVDTPERWQWGAAGAGEWPDPAWWRGFGSAELDRLQGEAVAGNRDLRAAVARVAQAEAQAKIAGAALLPTLGADASVSRVSQSTSRGRAATTTYGVGLTAGYQIDLFGANAAAAGAARTRVEASRYDRETVALTVNAGVAATYFQLLALRDRTRFATASLAAATRLLQLLEEQRRIGTTSDLEVAQQRASVASQRASIPALVQAERETLAALALLLGRAPQGFTADGRDLSTLRPPPVVSGIPSELLQRRPDIRRAEADLRAANFDIAQARAARFPRIQLTADAGSSSAALSNLFNPSGFLYALAAGLVAPIFEGGRLKGQEKLSQARYEELVQSYHNAILSAFRDVDNALSGVEQFRQQLVFEREARAHARDAYRLAELRYRAGSVDFLTVLVTQRAVLQSEDAVVLAELAQAGALVDLYKALGGGWSGALAQ, from the coding sequence ATGCGCCGCGCCCGTTTCCTCGCATCAGCCGCGTCGGCCGTCCTGGTCGGCGGCTGCTCGCTGCTGGGTCCCGCCTACAAGGCCGGGAAGGTCGACACGCCGGAGCGCTGGCAGTGGGGCGCCGCGGGCGCCGGCGAATGGCCCGATCCGGCGTGGTGGCGCGGCTTCGGCAGCGCCGAGCTCGACCGGCTCCAGGGCGAGGCCGTCGCCGGCAACCGCGATCTGCGCGCCGCCGTGGCGCGTGTCGCCCAGGCCGAGGCGCAGGCGAAGATCGCCGGCGCCGCGCTGCTGCCGACGCTGGGTGCCGACGCTTCGGTGTCGCGCGTCTCGCAGTCGACCTCGCGCGGCCGGGCCGCGACCACGACCTACGGCGTCGGCCTGACGGCCGGCTACCAGATCGACCTGTTCGGCGCCAACGCCGCGGCGGCCGGCGCGGCGCGCACGCGCGTCGAGGCCAGCCGCTACGACCGCGAGACCGTGGCGCTGACCGTCAACGCCGGCGTCGCCGCGACCTACTTCCAGCTTCTGGCGCTGCGCGACCGCACGCGGTTCGCGACCGCCTCGCTGGCGGCCGCGACGCGGCTGCTCCAGCTGCTCGAGGAGCAGCGGCGCATCGGCACGACGTCCGACCTCGAGGTGGCGCAGCAGCGGGCCTCGGTCGCCTCGCAGCGCGCCTCGATCCCGGCGCTGGTGCAGGCCGAGCGCGAGACGCTGGCGGCGCTGGCGCTGCTGCTCGGCCGCGCGCCGCAGGGCTTCACCGCCGACGGCCGCGACCTGTCGACCCTGCGCCCGCCGCCGGTGGTGTCCGGAATCCCGTCCGAGCTGCTGCAGCGCCGCCCCGACATCCGGCGTGCCGAGGCCGACCTGCGGGCGGCGAATTTCGACATCGCGCAGGCGCGCGCGGCGCGCTTCCCGCGCATCCAGCTGACCGCCGACGCCGGCTCGAGCAGCGCGGCCCTGTCCAACCTGTTCAACCCCAGCGGCTTCCTCTACGCGCTCGCCGCCGGCCTGGTGGCGCCGATCTTCGAGGGCGGCCGGCTGAAGGGGCAGGAGAAGCTGAGCCAGGCGCGCTACGAGGAGCTGGTCCAGAGCTACCACAACGCCATCCTCTCGGCGTTCCGCGACGTCGACAACGCGCTGAGCGGCGTCGAACAGTTCCGTCAGCAGCTCGTGTTCGAGCGCGAGGCCCGCGCCCACGCGCGCGACGCCTACCGTCTGGCCGAGCTGCGCTACCGTGCCGGCTCGGTCGACTTCCTGACCGTGCTCGTGACGCAGCGGGCCGTGCTTCAGAGCGAGGACGCGGTGGTGCTCGCCGAGCTGGCGCAGGCTGGCGCGCTGGTCGATCTCTACAAGGCGCTGGGCGGCGGCTGGAGCGGCGCGCTAGCGCAGTAG
- a CDS encoding L-lactate permease — translation MPPILAATPLLIVIALLASGRVGALVAGAAGLAATVAAIVLSPPAGAALGGFLAHHGAVGAWLAWQVVAIVVGGVFFHRCVQSRARIADAAGATPTPADTHRQLYFIAFLLGPFAESVTGFGVGTIVALAAIARLGLGGLPALTFALYSQSFVPWGALAVGTTVGGLLAGITPTDLGLRCALLQAPIHLGYLLLFWRYCAQAGSPLDWRRRLDDLAWTASAVAGVWAAHAIVDVEIAGAAPLGALVALRWWRDARPDGARIASAALGAAPYIALTLALLATRIVAPLQAALKTLAAWRPLDGQPAFAPFYAPGFWLVAVGVATLVAARAAPAPVLRATAAAAWRPSVVTLLFVVMAAYYVAGGMAAAIADALHRAAGDSAAFGAPFFAALGGFLTGSGAASNAMLMPMQTALAGEARLDRAWMAAVQNGVTANLTMLSPIRVSMGVALLALAGGESAAYRRVWPLALPPLLAGLAAVGLLLATRG, via the coding sequence ATGCCGCCGATCCTCGCCGCCACGCCGCTGCTGATCGTCATCGCGCTGCTCGCCAGCGGCCGCGTCGGCGCGCTGGTGGCGGGCGCCGCCGGACTCGCCGCCACCGTCGCCGCCATCGTCCTGTCGCCGCCGGCCGGCGCGGCGCTGGGCGGTTTCCTCGCGCATCACGGCGCGGTCGGCGCCTGGCTGGCGTGGCAGGTCGTCGCCATCGTGGTCGGCGGCGTGTTCTTCCACCGCTGCGTCCAGAGCCGGGCGCGGATTGCCGACGCGGCGGGCGCGACGCCGACGCCGGCCGACACCCACCGCCAGCTCTACTTCATCGCCTTTCTGCTCGGGCCGTTCGCGGAGTCGGTCACCGGATTCGGCGTCGGCACCATCGTGGCGCTGGCGGCGATCGCTCGGCTCGGGTTGGGCGGATTGCCGGCGCTGACCTTCGCGCTCTACAGCCAGAGCTTCGTGCCGTGGGGCGCGCTGGCGGTCGGCACCACCGTCGGGGGATTGCTGGCGGGGATCACGCCGACCGATCTCGGGCTGCGCTGCGCGCTGCTCCAGGCGCCGATCCATCTTGGCTACCTGCTGCTGTTCTGGCGGTATTGCGCGCAGGCCGGATCGCCGCTGGACTGGCGCCGCCGCCTCGACGACCTCGCGTGGACGGCGTCGGCGGTGGCCGGCGTGTGGGCTGCCCACGCCATCGTCGATGTCGAGATCGCGGGTGCCGCGCCGCTGGGCGCGCTGGTGGCGCTGCGCTGGTGGCGCGACGCCCGGCCGGACGGCGCCAGGATCGCCTCGGCGGCGCTGGGGGCGGCGCCGTACATCGCGCTGACGCTGGCGTTGCTGGCGACGCGCATCGTCGCGCCGTTGCAGGCGGCGCTGAAGACGCTGGCGGCATGGCGGCCGCTCGACGGCCAGCCGGCCTTCGCGCCGTTCTACGCGCCGGGCTTCTGGCTGGTGGCCGTCGGCGTCGCGACGCTGGTCGCCGCCCGCGCCGCGCCGGCGCCGGTGCTGCGCGCCACGGCCGCCGCGGCGTGGCGGCCGTCGGTGGTGACGCTGCTGTTCGTCGTCATGGCCGCCTACTACGTCGCCGGCGGCATGGCGGCGGCGATCGCCGACGCGCTGCATCGCGCTGCGGGCGATTCGGCGGCGTTCGGCGCGCCGTTCTTCGCCGCGCTGGGCGGCTTCCTCACCGGCAGCGGCGCGGCCTCCAACGCCATGCTGATGCCGATGCAGACCGCGCTGGCCGGCGAGGCGCGGCTCGACCGCGCCTGGATGGCGGCGGTGCAGAACGGCGTCACCGCCAACCTCACCATGCTGTCGCCGATCCGCGTGTCGATGGGCGTGGCGCTGCTGGCGCTGGCCGGCGGCGAGAGCGCCGCCTACCGCCGCGTCTGGCCGCTTGCGCTGCCGCCACTGCTCGCCGGCCTCGCCGCCGTCGGTCTGCTGCTGGCGACGCGCGGGTGA
- a CDS encoding MFS transporter, which translates to MTRARPLAIVVFSAACVLLIGMGLRQAFGLFLPRMTVDLGMSREMFGFGVALQNILWGIGALPAGVLADLYGSARVAATCALLYVGGLVLMALADGPALYIGGSILLGIGLGGVSFSVVMSAVGKAAPPESRVTMLAWVGFGGAIGQFLAIPLTHALIAGLDWRLAMAVCAALSAIMLPLTAGIAGVRGDNADGAQPSQTLREALREAFSTPSYVLLTIGFFVCGFQLASITTHLPAYLVDLRLPASLGAVALMIIGLANIAGNFAAGWLAGRFEKRAILAALYAIRGVSMVAFLLMPPSAFSVSVFALGMGVTWLATVPLTGGLVATFFGPAFMSTLYGIVFFSHQLGGFFGAWLAGALYDRTGSYSLVWWSSAALAFIAAAMHWAIVERPAARPAHA; encoded by the coding sequence ATGACACGCGCCCGCCCGCTGGCGATCGTCGTCTTCAGCGCCGCCTGCGTCCTGCTGATCGGCATGGGCCTGCGGCAGGCGTTCGGCCTGTTCCTGCCGCGCATGACCGTCGATCTCGGCATGTCGCGTGAGATGTTCGGCTTCGGCGTGGCGTTGCAGAATATCCTTTGGGGTATCGGCGCCCTCCCGGCCGGTGTTCTGGCCGATCTCTACGGCTCGGCCCGGGTCGCGGCGACCTGCGCACTGCTCTACGTGGGAGGTCTGGTCCTGATGGCCCTTGCCGATGGGCCCGCACTCTATATCGGTGGTAGCATCCTGCTCGGCATCGGTCTTGGTGGCGTTAGCTTCAGCGTCGTGATGAGCGCCGTCGGCAAGGCGGCGCCGCCGGAATCCCGAGTAACAATGCTCGCTTGGGTCGGATTCGGCGGCGCCATCGGCCAGTTCTTGGCGATTCCCCTGACTCATGCGTTGATCGCTGGCCTCGACTGGCGCTTGGCGATGGCGGTGTGCGCTGCATTGTCGGCGATCATGCTGCCGCTGACCGCCGGGATCGCCGGGGTGAGGGGCGACAATGCTGACGGCGCCCAACCGTCACAGACGCTTCGCGAAGCGTTGCGGGAGGCGTTTTCAACCCCGAGCTACGTGCTGTTGACGATCGGCTTCTTCGTCTGCGGTTTCCAGCTCGCCTCGATCACGACGCATCTGCCGGCCTATCTCGTCGACCTCCGCCTGCCGGCGTCGCTTGGCGCCGTCGCGCTGATGATCATCGGACTGGCCAACATCGCCGGCAATTTCGCCGCCGGGTGGCTGGCGGGCCGCTTCGAGAAGCGCGCGATCCTGGCCGCGCTCTACGCGATCCGCGGCGTCAGCATGGTGGCCTTCCTGCTCATGCCGCCGTCGGCGTTCAGCGTCTCCGTCTTCGCGCTCGGCATGGGTGTGACCTGGCTGGCGACCGTGCCGCTGACCGGCGGGCTGGTGGCGACGTTCTTCGGCCCCGCCTTCATGTCGACGCTCTACGGCATCGTGTTTTTCAGCCATCAGCTCGGCGGCTTCTTCGGCGCCTGGCTGGCGGGCGCGCTGTACGACCGCACCGGCTCGTACTCGCTGGTGTGGTGGAGCAGCGCGGCGCTGGCGTTCATCGCCGCGGCGATGCACTGGGCGATCGTCGAGCGGCCGGCGGCGCGCCCCGCCCACGCCTGA